A window of Podarcis muralis chromosome 10, rPodMur119.hap1.1, whole genome shotgun sequence genomic DNA:
CAAGATAAACAATGTCTGATTGAATGAAACAAAACCGACAAAACTACTGTTTTAAGTCATGTGCCAGAGGGATGAATCAGTGTCACCTACCCAACCCTTACATTTCACTGCAACTGTAATTTATTCAATGCAACAACATGTGCCCCTACGTAGTGTGTCTTCATAGTCTTTTTAAAACGTTAGGATCTTTTTCTGCACATGCTCGGGCAAGAATAGCCACTTCTGTTTTTTTGGAACCACTGTGCAGAGACAAATCTGGAGAATAAGAGGATCAGATTCTTTAATAAATTTTAGCATCGTCTAAGAGTAAACGCTTTATGGGTTTGACTGTGTGTAATCAGGCAGTTCCAAGTCATCAACAGGGTTGGCTAAAAAACTAATTGCTTTCTGCAAGATCCTCTGCTGACAGCAGTTCATTGCCTTTTCAGGCTATGCATGACACAATACCATTACTGTGTGAAACGCACACACAAAATTCATTGCTATTTTTACTTAAAACAGGAAATGAAGCAAAACGTGCACTGCACCCTGATTACATTTTAGTGGAACACCAGTGGGCCAAATAAAATTGCTTTGGGAGGACAGATGTGGCCCATGAGTcactagctcagtgtttcccaaccggtgttccgcggcacactagtgtgccgcgagacgttgcctggtgtgccgtgggagggaggtgggcgctttctcgttcgcgccctgcagcgagaagggcagcgcagcgccgcagaagaggcccaggaggcagcaggcgCCCAGCGCGCGCCCGAGTCCCGCCCAGCTCGCCATGTCCGCCCGTAGCATTGGCGACCCGAGCCAGGCTCCGCGCGCGACGCCCGTCTTATGGCGCGCGCCTCTGCTGAACGCTCAGCCCCGGCGCGAGCGGCTTAGCAACGCAGTCCAATCAGGGCGCATCTCGGCTGGGCGGCcgcggcattctgggaaatgtagtcctcggGCAGCAGCGGCATTCTGAGAAGGCGCGCTTCTTCGCCGCTGCgccttttcttcctcattccttCTTTGCTGGCAACGCAAaaagaggcggaggaggaagagctgctggAAATGCCTGCGTGGGCATCGGTGCGCGCAGGAGATTTAGGCCGGGTGGGGTTGTTAGAGtcaagattttattttgtttatgtccATCTTGCTGTTCGTGATACTAAACTACTCTTTATAGATCTCGTTATAACTTGTGTGGGGATTGCTTAATTTCGTTGTGGGCGCTTTGATACGGTTTCTTATGAGTGCATTtgggtaattatgtaaatattgCCATGTCGTAAGCCGCCTCGAGCAtggtttttaactatggaaacagcatgcaaatgaCGATGATATCTAGGGAGGTTTCAAAGGCTTTGTAagcagagtgaaggaaagaaatcAAGATGTGATTGTTACGCATTGTTTTTTGCACCGTGAGGCCCTCGTAGCCAAGACTTTACCAGCAGACCTAGTTCATGTGTTGGATGATGTTGTGCGCATggtaaacaggcccaggttgcgcactgaataaagtattttataatttttcatatttctgtttacttactatttcataataaagtaattataaaatactatctttgtgtttatttgattcctattaaagagagttactttatatatagtcaatataggcacagagttaattttttaaacattttctaatggtggtgtgcctcgagatttttttcatgaaacaagtgtgcctttgcccaaaaaaggttgggaaacactgcactagctCACTCATTGTGCTTGAGCATGGGTGTCCGTACCAAAGTTAAATCAGAGCGTGGTAGACATTTCCCTCACAATTTTCACTTGTAAGGAAAAGTTTTAATGAATCTGCATGTTTTACAATGATCTTTGACAGTTGTAGCTAGGGGCATTTGGGTATTTGTTTGTAACAAAGCCTAGGTTCCTGATCATCTTGTGGAAAAGCAAGATTAAGATATAGGACTTACTCTACAGTGTACATAAGATCACAGACTAACATGTTTACCTGAAAGTAAATCCCATAGAGAACAATGGGACTTCTGCATAAACatgcccaagggggggggggctattaaaCAATTCCAGCCGTGGACCTAGAAGAAGTGCTCCCATCCTAATCTGTTGCTGCCCTGTGAAGCTTTTGAGTGAACTGGCTCTTCAAttagttttaaaaacacaataatgaGGAAATATCAAAGTCCATCCCTTTTGGAGCTACAACTGGATGATCTGCTGTTTTCTGGGTGTATGTGAAAGGTTTATGATATATTGGATATGTTATCTAGCATGTGACAGTGCTAATTTCCATTATACAGTAGACCCGTGGGTTACATTACCTTCAGGTAAcgtaactttctttaaaaaaaaaaaaaaaaatttattaacaggccaatcacatcacattatcatatcacattagttccaaattatacgtAACGTAACTTTCGGttgcgaatgcggcaaacccagatGTGTATACTTCTGCGTTTTGCCGTGCGTGCAttgcagaagtgctctatcgcgCCACACACAGAAGTGGTGCCTTATGTTGTGGACTTTTCGGGGTACATAaggacccccagaacaaattaagtttgtatccggagggtccactgtataccGTTAGATATTAGAAagttattatatttttaaccccTGCTCTCCACATGAAAGTTCTATCTATAACACTCTGCCTCTACCATGTTATGTAGTACCAATAACCCCTTTTCAGTTATGTATCTTTCTTACATGTCATCAGGGAGAAATGATTCTTGGTCAATACGGATATCAACTTCTTTTTTAGTGGTAGCTTTGTAGACTGGGATGCTCTTCTGGACAGCAGCCTGAAAAAGGATTTATATGGACATATATGTTATATGTTcacaaaggaaaataataatttgctCAATTCCATTTACAGTCGCAAAATAATACCACCACTTCATTAGCCTCTCAGGTTGCATAAGAATTCGTGCCCCTCACAGGTCACTGGTTAGGCTTGCCATACTTCAGGAAAGTTCCTGtcatgtcctggttttcgggtgtaGAAATGACATTCAGGGAGAATTTTGCTGAATTGGTAAAATAtcagggaaaacctggatgtattgCAAGGCGATtgaaaaagcagtggaaacagctccaaaagattaaaagctcaacaattttgatgGGTTTTtgaaaagagctcaacaactttgtgggtgtcatgaattttgaaatatggcaagcctatcaTTGGTAGAACACAAGCTCTGATTTGTCCCTTATGGGATTACATTCAGATTTCAATTGAAGAACTCATGTTGTTTCACTGCGAGTCTAGTGAATtggaactgagctagatggaccaaggtggTTTCATTCAGCACATGaaaggcagctttccatgttcAATTCAGGCACTTCCTTGAGGGTGTGCTATTCAGTTTGCAGAACAATGCAGATAAATTGTGTGCATCTGTTGTTGACAAGGGCCCTGCACAAACTGGATGTGCATAGAGGGAGGAGtgacagctcagtggcagagccaccAAAACCTAACAGCATTAGTATCTAAGTATTTTCAGCAGCAGGACCAAAGAGGTAGGGAAGGGAAAATAGTTATTTAGACCAGGAAAACTGTATGGGATAACACATCTACCTCATGCCACATCTCTGATCAAATTTGGGTtctgtccccacccccctgctaCTTTAACTATACATTTATTGTGTGGTTTTACACCAAGGAGCTTATCTGCCACCAGACACTATTTTATGACCATTtagtaaaaaaacacaacttacCTTAACCAATTGAAGATCCTGTTTCCGGCATCGGACAGTCATTGAAGGCTCAAGTAACTGATAAAaccccttttaaaaatagaacaagAGCTTAATGTGGCTTGCAAAATTTATACAATCCGAGTTGACAAATCCCTTAAGTTTAATGAACACCTTTACAAACCCCAGGACAATTAAAACATATTTAATTTAAATTCACACAATACTGGACTTAATTAGCCTAATGCGGAAGGTTTGCCAAAAAGGAGTACAAAACTTGGGTTGGGTAGGCCTCTCTGGGTAACAGCTTCCAGAGTTGAAGGCCCAAAATGTAAAAAGTTCTGCTTTAGCAGTTTAACATTCTGAATGGAGAAATGGAGGTGGTCTTTCTCTGCTGAACTTAATGGATACGAGCACATTTAGGGAGACAAGTGGCAAAGGTAGAAATTTTAGTGAAGATAAGAACTTGACCATTTCATGTCACATTGGAGTTAGTAGATTACATACTATATACATGTTGGAGTGCTGTCTCAAGCTTAGAGAAACCAGAGGTAGGGAATTTAACTGGGAAACATCCTAAGAAATACAAAGGAGAGTTGATAGTATGGATTTAAGAGGTCTATATCCACAACTAAAAGGAGACCATAAAGATGCAAGTTATTTTACAGGGAAGTGTCTGTAGGAAGCATGGAATATGTTTACCTGTAGAACTAATCCATCCAACAGACTCTGGTACCTGCCAGTATCCTTTACTACTTTAGCCAGTCTCTGCTTGGCATCATTCAGCAAATCCTACGACGAGAGAAAAATGTGGATAGAAAAGATCACACCATGTCCTTCAGTCAAACACTAAACCTCAGGCAGACTCCCTCTGCCCCAACCCCAGTTCCCAATGCACAGGCTCAGTTAAGGCATTTAATTGTAATTGACGCATCCCTCAGCTTTAAGAACACAAGCAACAAATAGCCTTTCCAGAGACAATCCTTTAAACATAATCTGGGGTGGAAAAATTAAGTCTTACTACCACTGTGAACATTTAACTTGTAACAGGGCCATTTTATATAGACATTAGTGAAATGACCATTATGATTCATAGAAAGACTAAAGGACTGTACAACCGTTGGTCCAACACGCATATGCAGAAACCTGACAGAGACCAGGCCACACTGCCATGGGTGGAGGAAAAGTAATTCCGCACAAAAATCTTGTCCCCAAGTATCGTGATTTATTACCCCCCTATAAGTGAGCAGCACCCACATATATAGAAGCAAGCAAAAGGGGGCATTTGAGGACACCATGGGGGGGGTCTAGGTCTGCACCTAATAATACCAGTATTTTGAATAAGGCTCCCTTCCATTGTAATATATCCCAGACTGCAGTCAATTTACTTTATTCTATAGAACCAAGCTTGCCCTGTTCTGGGTTCTGTTATTCAGTCATACTACAGTTCAACACTATATTATAGTttttcatttttgactgaattccTGAAATTTCCTTCCAACCCTTATCTAGTACAAATATAAAGTTATGATATAAAGAGGAAGTTGGAGCATTTCATGCATCACAAGCATGTGACTGAGCTGTTTGAGTTGATTGTGAAAGAATTCATATTTCTTAGCCTTTTTCCTTCAGCCCTCTCCACAACATGTACAGCAAGTGTTAGCACATCCTGCCAGAATCAATTCTTATATCAGAGTCAAATTGCAAAAGGGACAACTTTCTCTCTAAAAAGTGATACAGTATTCTGAATTGTTAAGGGAAACAGGAATTAAACAATGAAATTTCTACTGCAGTGAGCTCTGTATATGGAGTATCATTCTACCACTCCCACCTAACAGTAGAGTGAGCAAAAGGCATTTTGTAGTGACACACACATTAACTGTAGCCCTCCAGCTCATTTTTAATTTAAGCCAATGTATTTCTAACCCAaataaccagcagaaaaaaaggggaatgttttgtAACTATGTTTTATACTGTCATGCCTGTTAAAAGCAGAATTAGGCAAGAAGGCAATTCTGGAGGTGTTCCTtattaaacatcaaacaaaatCAGAATCCAGCAAAAACAATACTAATGCATCAGGAGAAAATATGGAAACTTTCCCCTGACATGCTAATTTTCTGTATTCAGGAAGTTGCTCTGTACAGAGGACCATTAACTCACATAAGCCCTCACCTGAAGTAGTGCAACCTTAAGAACTAGAACAGGCTCACCCATTCTACCATTTTAGGAGGAATTTCTCCCCATAAACATGCCACTGAATATGATTACTTTCTCTTTCCCCACACTGTTGTATTGTGCAAGAGTTAAATGctagcgggggggggagggggggagagcagCAATGAACAGGCTGAAAGCAGAGAATAAGCAGGATGCATCCTTTACTTCTTATTTATTCTCCAGTATAGCAGAAAGTAAGATCAGTATTACCTTCCATTTATAGTATATATGGACCTACAACAACATACAAGTTCCAAACCCAAGTATTTTCTACATCAAATAGGCCCCCAAGAGTGAAAcctgaaggttttgtttttttaagacacCAGTTGTGAGTCAGACAAATGGCAATAATCTTCATTCTTTTATAAAGGGAAGTATATACTTACAGCAATCAGATCATCCCTTGCTTTGAGAACCTTCAGTCTTGCCTGATTCATCAGGTTGGACATCTGACTGCAAGTCAGATGGAAAAACAGAACTGAGTGCCATAAGCTTCAGACAGTCTAACCAGCAGTCATTTATTACACACTCCTCCCCCCCAAGCATACCCCATATTGGATCCAGACAGGCCCAAAGTAAAGCTCTTTGTAAACACCCTTTCCCCAACTCTCATAATGTCAGTCTACTTCTGGAATCTATTTAACCCACCACCAAGACTTACTCAGATGATCACACACAAATCTCTGCTTAAACAGCAATAGGCAGCTATTTATTTGAGATCACTTTATATGGAGTGACATTGTTTCTTACATTAAAGACCACTACTTACTGCATTTTTATTACAATTTACCAGTGAGCAGGACCATGACTGCAATTCATTCTGATGGACACAAGTGGATGCAGAAATTAAGGTGGCTGGAACAGAGGTACTTTTCTTCAACACATCATACTCTTCCttcaggattttatttatttatttaaggaggGGAGAACTTATTCAGGGTCTCATCACTTCCCTCAGGAAATGACATGTTGTCTGCAGAATTACCTCTCCTCTAGTTCCAGTTAAACTACATACCATGTTGGCTACTTGCAACCAAGAATATGTTAAAAGTCACAGCAGACTACTTACATTTTCTTCTGCTGTtcaatttgtttttctttcttttcatagtATTCCATTATTTTCAGTCTCTGTGTCTGAACAAGACGACCTTTCTCAATGTTGAATTCTTCTTCAGCCTGTTAGGAAGAATAAGACTCCATCTgggatatatgctgctttttctACTAAAATAGGGTGTTTTGCAAAACACTGCAAaatccaattaccgtatttttccatgcatAAGCCTaggtccccccccaaaacataatgtccaaaatttgggggtgtcttTTACAGGGATAGACTtccccctattttcttaaatcagagtcccccaaaatagggggtgtcttatacatgggggcgtcttggAAAGATCTATTGCTCTCATAGCTAATGAATGTCTTCACTAGCAACTGAAACTTCATTTGGTCCCAGCATCCTACACTTCCATTCCCCTTTAAAACTTTTACTAAATTCTAACTGCTAGAGTATGTATACATGAAAACTGATTTCTGTATTCAAGACTACTAAACTAGAGAGGAgcgttaggctgcaatcctatgcacacttacctgggaggaagcaccactgaattcagtgggatttacatcCAAGTACAGATGCACAGATCATGCTTTATGTTCACTTTAAACACCAATCATAACCCCTCACCTTCTTTGTTGGTGATACAGTGTTAAAAAGTTTTGTGCATCCACACATAGGGCTCATTGAGACATATCAGGAGGAGGACTGGCAAACATTCAGCTTGCCACAAATGAGCTTTTATTTATCTGAAGAAGCCAACATCTTTTATGGAAGTTCCACATGCAGGAAAGATACAGATACTTTTTGTTTACCTTAGCATCTATTTCTTCTGCCTTCTCGTTGGCTTCCTGTTCAATGAAAGCCATCATGTGCTTGATCTGTAACAGAAAGGAGAGTTATATTTTCCATGAAAGCCTGCAGGAACATTTTTGCTTTTCAACACCCAGGATTTCTCACAACCTATGTGTtacaagtggggtttttttgccaccAAGACCGAAAAATGAGCTTCCAAATATTCAagctcgttttttaaaaaaattgtttaccaATTCTTAGTTTCAGTTAACAGAACATACCCACAAATGGAATACAGAGCTTAACAGTTgtttgggaaagaaagaaaaatatcagCTGATAGTTGTGATCTTAAATGTTCCAGTGTAGGCCGTCAAATGAAGGACTTCATGTTTCAATGGAGGGTGAATACCACGTTCAAATGTCATAACATAGTCAATAAAAGGATACCATGTTGTATAGAAGGTGtgagtcctcccctccccccaatcaaTGTCATTTTTGAGAGACTTAATAAAATTAACCACAATACATCCAAACTCTGCTGGTGGCAATGCAATTTCCTTGGTTCTCTAATATACATGTGGTGGTTTTTGCCCACAAATTATTcccttttaggggggaaatctttCGAATAATCAGATGAGGGGACAGCCACTACAACCCCAAGCAAAACTAGCTCTTTAACTTATTTTACTCCTTCTATTAAGaatacaattaataaaaatataatccTTCATTTATTAACTGCATCTAGATTAGTGATAGCAAAGAACTAGACAACTTTAAATGCAAATCTTTTTAAAGCTTGGATTTCGTAAGTACAGTATGGGACATCGTGCTCATGGACAAATATTCAAGCTCTTATGAAGTTAAACACATTCAAAATACAAATGGTGTAGGGACATGGGACAGGTACCCCTGTGCAGATGTtataaaagatgatgatgataaagctgTATATGGTTAGGTGTGTTCAATCTCCATTTATCTCAGTGCAACTCTCTGCTGGATGATTTGTGGTTAATGCGTGCAGATCACAAGTGCCTATCTGGgtcagcccaatggcccatctggtccagcatcctgttctcacagtggcaagccAGATGTTTACTGAAagcctgagagccagtgtagtgtagtggttagagtgctggatgaGAATGTGGGAAATGGGGGTTTAAATACCCACTTGGCCATAAAGCTCatggggtgaccttggaccagtcactgacTTTCATCCTAAatcctaacttacctcacagagttgttgtgaggataaaactggGAGAAGGATAATTGTGTgtgtgctaccttgagctccatggaagaAAGGTTGCACATACCTGTAACAAACAAACTAGGACCAGAGAGCAACAGCACTCTGTCCACTCTCAATTCACAGTAACTGCTATGCACTGCCTGACaatggaggtggaacatagccacggtaaaggtaaagggacccctgaccattaggtccagtcatggccgactctggggttgcggcgctcatctcgctttattggccgagggagccggcgtacagcttccaggtcatgtggccagcatgactaagccgcttctggagaaccagagcagcgcacggaaacgtcatttaccttcccaccggagcagtacctatttatctacttgcactctgatgtgctttcaaactgctaggttggcaggagcagggaccaatcaatgggagctcactccgtcgcggggattcgaaccgccagccttctgatcagcaagccctaggctcagtggtttaacccacagcgccacccgcatcccttattaaTTGCCACAAttaatagctttatcctccatggatatttttatcctcttttaaagccattcaagttggtggcatcACTGTGGGACTTGTGGGACTGAGTTCCATAGTTGATGCGCTGGGCAAATAAGTGCTTTATTTTTTCTTCcctcaatcttccaacattcagcttcattggctggCCCAGAGCTCCAGTATTATGAAGACTTCATAATATCACTCTACttccaagggaccagaggatttCTATTTCAAGATGTTAAGCAGTTTTACCAAATGTGTAGGATGATATACAATCTTCATCCTGGGTGTGCAATGCCAGGCaagagaccatagctcagtgacagagcatataATTTGTAAACagcgttagaaactgagatatgaaagcttggagctaaatggcaccttaaacctaggttatgggttcAATAATGGAAATTCTAGGCGTGCTTTTTTTATTAGAAgagtacaaagctgaaaatgaatgagctgCAGCTAAAATACTGTGTTAATTTTTctcatggtctagtccttccacTGCCCACCCCACTAATATTAATAagagggtcccttctccagtcttcggagagtagctggaagtggggaggcagaaaaaggccctcctttccttccatacTGCAGTTTTAATCTCTAATCTttggcgcagtactgcacccagagctcagaaactgcttgtgctaatgaaCTGCCATGTCACAAAATGTacatagaacaatgggagttttgaacactgtttGTAAACTTCTGTATGTCTGCAGTGGTGATACAatgaccactgagctatggtccttttcCTGGCATTGGAGAAGTCCCGATATCCAACATCTCTGGCTGGAAGATCAGGTGATGGGAAAGCTCTCTTCCTGAGATACTGGAGAACTGGTATCTGGGCTCAAACAAAAAATTGACCTGCTCCCAAAGTAAACCTCTTAATAACAGCAAGAAGCATACAGTGGTCACTTATGTGAAGAAAGGCTCAGCTCATGGATGTTAAACACTAAGTAAAACTTATGTACTCTGCCTGTCAGCAGTGAAGGGACAATGTTTTACCAGCACTGGCTGGATCTATGCAGAGTTCAGCACAATATTCCATCCCAAACCTAGCTCAGGGCAGTTCTACTAGGAAGGACACTATTTACAGTCAACAGGACAAGCTCTAAAGGACAGCCAAATCACATGCACTGTATATCAAAAAATTCCATTGTGCAAATGTTCCTTCAGGAAAATGACTATTTTAACTGAGTGTTGTTgctattttcatatatagataacTCCCGAAGATCAATGTTATTAATTTTCTGCAGAAGCCCTCAAAGTGGTATTTGGTATTAAAAAGGCCACAATGAACCATTTAagagttaaatgttacaaattccACATTCTCCAAAGGTTCAGTTGCTGGGACCAGaacttcctattttcatcagttaATGTGAGTCTTAATAATGGGCTTTTCCAGATCTTTCCCCACACATACATGATGTGAAAATAACCCTGCTGTCCCTTTATAATGAATTTCACACGTGCTTCTCTCTTCCAAATTATTTCAAACATGAAGCTACAAGGCTTACTTCACTCACTTCTAGTTTCATAGTCTGAAGATGAAACATTCCTCTGCCCTCTTACAAGAGAGTTCCAAAAGATATCCTCTGTTTACAATCAAACCATTATGTTGGGATAAAACACGTCTTACTGATAGGCATCTAGTCCAGAAGTAAGGAGTATAAGCAGAGAATTTATGTGTCTTTGGTCAATGGCTGAGCAGTCACACTTCAAAGCAAGCttgtattttaaagaaatgtttttatCCCGTTTTTGGTGCCCCTTGGTATACAAGTGAAAGTAACAAGTAGCAGTGGCACCATATTATGGCTTGCGAGCACCCAAGGTCTATCATTAATGCCACAAGAACCCTTGGCTACAAATTGGTTCTAGCTGGATTCTCTCAAAGCCCATTTAAAAAATAGCTAAAATACAAATAATTGTCCTTCCTTTACTGTGTCTAATTCAATAGTAAGACACTTTAGCTTCCTGTCTAAATCCATTTATATCCAACTTTTCCACCCAATAGTCATCCTCCCCTCAAACTCAGCCAATTTTTACTTTACAAATTTTGCAACCTCCCTTGAGCATCTTCTACTACACAGCAAATCCTCACTCATTTCTATCCTATCCACGAACAAACCATTAATCTTACACTGGTAATAACACTATGTATTGATAGTTCTGAATGTGGAAACAAAGGAAGATAGGACTGGGTACAAGACCACAACCTTTTGTGAACAGCAAACATTTTCCATCTATCCACTGCTTGAGATATACTTAGTCATTTTTACTGCAAACACTTCGGTCCAAGGACACATACTCAAGGACAAGGTAGGACATGACACTGTGAGAACCATAACCATGGTAATCAAAAGTAGCTTTCCCCACCTTCTCAGTACATCTCAAAAACTCAAAATGTGTGCAACAGTGTGTTCCTGTTTGGGCACAAAGAACTGGGGAGGGGATAACTTTTCATGTTTATTCATTAAGAACACAACCATGTAATCTTGCATATTAGGTGGTGAACATTTCTAATGTAACAAGCTTTTCTTCTTACCTCATGCCCCCCTCAACAAAAAATACACACATGAATTTCAGCTTCAAGGTTAAATCCCATTGCAGCACAGTAGTaaccatatttacttggaagtcccaAATTCAACAGGTATTCTGCCCAACCTCATGCAAATTTACTTGAGAAGAAACCCCAATGAACTAAGTGGGAATTTAC
This region includes:
- the ATP6V1E1 gene encoding V-type proton ATPase subunit E 1; this encodes MALSDDDVKKQIKHMMAFIEQEANEKAEEIDAKAEEEFNIEKGRLVQTQRLKIMEYYEKKEKQIEQQKKIQMSNLMNQARLKVLKARDDLIADLLNDAKQRLAKVVKDTGRYQSLLDGLVLQGFYQLLEPSMTVRCRKQDLQLVKAAVQKSIPVYKATTKKEVDIRIDQESFLPDDIAGGVEIYNSDNKIKVSNTLESRLDLIAQQMMPDIRTALFGANSNRKFMD